A part of Myxococcus landrumus genomic DNA contains:
- a CDS encoding helix-turn-helix transcriptional regulator: MDNNVRTLREKAGLTQSALAKAVGTSQQQVHRIEQGQAARIDVALRICHALGAPMEKVFPKTRATLRRLAKEGPENVVEKILHDPKAQESLGREGIDADPAQWMLKLQLLSGVTRVYNISGPEHKRLWSILQDGGEPLEQVSFMVFETEKLTVAVNRRAMSYAHLLFDAGFMAKEDEDVMGVSVYFLNQTEPLELDVEADDPPGDADEEDEGQFRNLLLVLDLPVARQQVFVITDVDGETAFIRAENVALIEIPRDLTEGAPDLEEFDGEVGDGSGNKVG, encoded by the coding sequence ATGGACAACAACGTTCGTACTCTTCGAGAGAAGGCGGGGCTTACCCAATCAGCGCTCGCGAAGGCGGTGGGGACGAGCCAGCAGCAGGTTCATCGTATCGAGCAAGGACAGGCGGCCAGAATCGACGTGGCCCTTCGTATCTGTCATGCGCTCGGTGCGCCCATGGAGAAGGTGTTTCCGAAAACTCGGGCAACCTTGCGTCGGCTTGCCAAGGAGGGTCCTGAGAACGTTGTTGAGAAGATTCTTCATGACCCCAAGGCGCAGGAGTCTCTTGGGCGCGAGGGGATTGATGCAGACCCCGCGCAGTGGATGCTGAAGCTTCAGTTGTTGAGCGGTGTCACTCGCGTCTACAACATTTCAGGACCAGAGCACAAACGCCTGTGGAGCATCCTGCAAGACGGCGGCGAGCCATTGGAGCAGGTGAGCTTCATGGTATTCGAAACGGAGAAGCTGACCGTTGCGGTGAACCGAAGAGCGATGTCCTACGCTCATTTGCTCTTTGATGCGGGATTCATGGCAAAGGAGGATGAGGATGTGATGGGTGTTTCTGTCTACTTCCTTAATCAGACCGAACCTCTTGAGCTTGATGTTGAGGCTGACGACCCGCCGGGGGATGCGGATGAAGAGGACGAAGGGCAGTTTCGCAATTTGCTGCTCGTGCTGGATCTTCCGGTGGCTAGGCAGCAAGTCTTTGTAATCACTGATGTTGATGGAGAGACTGCATTCATTCGAGCTGAGAACGTCGCGCTAATCGAGATTCCAAGAGACCTGACTGAAGGGGCTCCTGATCTCGAGGAGTTTGACGGCGAAGTGGGGGATGGCAGTGGCAATAAGGTCGGCTGA
- a CDS encoding HEAT repeat domain-containing protein: MHVPVMSTPEHLGLTLAPVLVVVLENPESSWEELARVRYVLARRTVTRTETFAPRLRSLLARELAEPALRRPPGTSCPVSPAPGCEAVDDGCTPRAAYVASVLAAYERDGVEAAPEMFLALRRRDARLTPVAMQALVAFDSPAVVPEALQQLANSECRARALASLAFLGPGARPAATEPLLRLLASGAEGWERARAAKALGRLGDPTALEALRQAVYEPHSEVQAAAVWTLGNHAFRAHGDELSPLFQQVLREHPSPVARSHARWALQCLEGKAVRPADSSAPISVLPGRGPDWRMCQGHTSIQLQWDKPQAPSKEGPCGDVPDADSASVLEVVGAACLVGRDAGEFGGTLEVHEAGRVTVLEEPRANPLRAVRVYGSLVVVEGLSHLFGGEGRLVRVETSEGRWRATPWVDLPGAPLALGLDDERNLVMGTTEQRLDEIFCAEPRASSLVHALRITEDGHLAPLRQVDGPDGAAQEGALPRVGQEGDWRCRAPLQVRRFPVRNSLAQRWRVAWACARSASNWLATGFPVGVGATGLSAPVAPFLRTHMRGAAGMAGAGVEGVVSALGLRPRGMMTSGMLWGAASSTQAACSRPVAIMRRRFW, from the coding sequence GTGCATGTTCCGGTCATGTCGACGCCGGAGCACCTCGGGCTGACATTGGCTCCGGTGCTTGTGGTGGTGCTGGAGAATCCGGAGTCGAGTTGGGAGGAACTGGCGCGGGTGCGCTACGTGCTCGCTCGACGCACCGTCACGCGCACGGAGACCTTCGCTCCGCGTCTGCGGTCGCTCCTCGCACGGGAACTGGCGGAGCCCGCGCTCCGGCGTCCACCAGGCACTTCCTGTCCGGTGTCCCCAGCGCCTGGCTGTGAGGCGGTCGACGACGGGTGCACGCCGCGAGCCGCCTACGTGGCTTCCGTGTTGGCGGCCTACGAGCGCGACGGAGTCGAGGCGGCCCCCGAGATGTTCCTGGCGCTGCGGCGGAGGGACGCGCGTCTCACGCCCGTGGCGATGCAGGCGTTGGTGGCCTTCGACAGCCCCGCCGTGGTGCCCGAAGCTCTCCAGCAACTCGCCAATTCTGAGTGCCGTGCTCGGGCCCTCGCGAGCCTCGCGTTCCTGGGGCCTGGGGCCCGGCCAGCAGCGACGGAGCCATTGCTGCGCCTGTTGGCTTCGGGGGCCGAAGGATGGGAGCGCGCGCGGGCGGCGAAGGCGCTTGGAAGGCTGGGCGACCCAACCGCCCTCGAGGCCCTGCGCCAGGCGGTGTACGAGCCGCACAGCGAAGTCCAGGCCGCGGCAGTCTGGACGCTGGGCAACCACGCCTTCCGGGCGCATGGGGACGAGCTGTCGCCCCTGTTCCAGCAGGTGTTGAGGGAGCACCCCTCGCCCGTGGCGCGGAGCCATGCAAGGTGGGCTCTGCAGTGCCTCGAAGGCAAGGCAGTGCGTCCCGCCGACTCATCCGCGCCGATCAGTGTTCTCCCGGGACGCGGTCCCGATTGGCGGATGTGCCAGGGCCACACGTCCATTCAGTTGCAATGGGACAAGCCGCAGGCGCCCTCGAAAGAGGGGCCCTGTGGGGATGTGCCTGACGCGGACTCGGCGTCCGTCCTCGAAGTTGTGGGGGCGGCATGCCTCGTCGGACGGGATGCCGGGGAGTTTGGTGGCACACTGGAAGTGCATGAGGCCGGGAGGGTGACGGTGCTGGAGGAGCCACGCGCCAACCCCCTGCGGGCCGTGCGGGTCTACGGCTCACTCGTGGTGGTGGAGGGACTCTCACACCTGTTTGGTGGAGAGGGCCGTCTGGTGCGTGTCGAAACGTCCGAGGGCCGGTGGCGCGCCACGCCGTGGGTGGATCTCCCGGGCGCACCGCTGGCTCTCGGGCTGGATGATGAGAGGAACCTCGTCATGGGGACAACGGAGCAGCGACTCGATGAAATCTTCTGTGCCGAGCCGCGCGCATCCTCACTCGTCCATGCACTGCGCATCACGGAGGACGGGCACCTGGCCCCCTTGCGCCAGGTGGACGGCCCTGATGGTGCCGCGCAGGAAGGCGCGCTCCCCCGCGTGGGGCAGGAGGGGGACTGGCGCTGCCGGGCGCCTCTTCAGGTGCGCCGCTTCCCTGTGCGGAACTCGCTGGCCCAGCGCTGGAGGGTCGCTTGGGCGTGCGCTCGCTCCGCCTCGAACTGGCTCGCAACAGGCTTCCCTGTCGGCGTGGGGGCCACAGGGCTGTCCGCCCCCGTCGCCCCCTTCTTGCGCACCCACATGCGCGGGGCTGCGGGGATGGCCGGGGCCGGCGTGGAAGGCGTGGTGTCGGCCTTGGGCCTGCGCCCACGCGGGATGATGACTTCGGGGATGCTGTGGGGCGCGGCGTCGTCCACCCAGGCGGCATGCAGCCGGCCCGTGGCCATCATGAGGCGTCGCTTCTGGTAG